Genomic segment of Streptosporangium sp. NBC_01755:
TTCCTTGCTCTCAGGCGCTCCGCGCCGGGGCATGCGAAAGCCCCCGGCCGTGTGGCTCGGGGGCTGAAAGAAGAGGAGTGGGCGCGCCCGCTACGGGGCGCCCGGGCGGGCTAGTAGCCGATCTTCACCCGGATGGTCGCGGTCGCCGCACTGGTGACACCCTCAAGGGCGTAGCCGAAGCGCACCCCCGTGGCCTTCTTCGACAGCTTCGGGGTGTCGCCGGTGACGTAGTAGATGATGTCGCCGGCCGAGACGGTGGAGTTGCCGGAGCCGTCGACGCCCTTTACGGACAGGGTGGCCACGCCGTCGGTCTTGATGGTGGTCAGGCCGTCGCTGCCCTCGTTGGTGAGTGCCACACCGGGAAGCTGCCCGACCAGGACAGGGTCGCCCGATACGGGCGTGGTCGGGTCGGTGGCGGCGAGCTGAAGCTGCACACCCTCGTCGAAGATGATGTTGGTAGCCATGCTGGGTCAGCCCCTTCCCTGCGCAGCCGTCAGAGCGGCCGGCTCGTGCATGCCGATGCTGGTGAAGACGTTGGCGAGCGCCTTGTCGACGTCGGCTTCGGACAGTTCACGCTCGGAGGTGGCGCCCAGGCCACGGGGAATGCCCGCGCCGGAAGCCTCCGCGAGCGCGGCGACGTAGGTCGCCTCGTCCTTGATGGCCGCGGTGATGGCCTCGCCGAGCTTGACAGTGTCGAGGGCGCCGGTGGTATCGGTCGGCAGGTCCCGCACGACCGACTCGGTGACACGGGCGTAGGAGGCGGCGTGCAGACCGGAGGTCTTCAGCGCCTCCTCGCAGCGCAGGCGAGCGGTCTGGGCGTTGGCCAGACGCAGCCGCTCGGCGTCGCCCTGGGCGAGCTTCTCCTCCAGCACCTTGATGCGCTGGGCAGCGTCGGCCTGCGCCTCGGCGAACGCGATCGAGGCCCTCTGCGCCTCAGCCAGCGCCTCGGCAAGAGCGGTATCGCGAGCCGCTTCGGTGACGTTGGCGCCCCGCTCCGGGGGCGCCTGCTCGCTGTTGGTGCCCTCACTCATCGGGGCTCCCTTCGTGATGGTGGTGTCCGCGTCCTTGGCGGGGTCCGCCCAAAGGTCGCGCTGGTACAGGTGCGGATGGTCAGCCTCGACGCGGCTGTTGAACGCGGCGAGGGCCTCACCGATCGCGGACGACAAGCCGATCCGCTCGGCCCGGGTGAGGAGACCGCCGCCGAACATCTCGTCGGCCATCTCGGTGAACCCGAGGTGGATGCGGGACTCGAACCAGGTGCCGACGGTCGCGGCCTCGGCGAGGTCGGACTCCTTGGCCGCGAACTTCGCCTTGAGGAAGGCCGGCAGCTTCTTCCCGTCCTTCTTCTTGGAGTCCTCGTCGTCGTCTTCGCTGGTTTCGTCGTCCTCGTCTTCGAGGTCCTCCGGCTCCTCGTCCTCGTCCTCGCCTTTCTTCTTGAACGGCGGGGCCAAGTTCCCTGCGGCTCGGGCGGACTCCAGTAGTGCCACGATGCGGCCTCCTGCTCCTGGCGTGGTCACGAAGTCGACGGAGGTCGCTTCGGTCAGCGATGTGACGATCGGTCCGCGAATGCCCTGCTGGGTACTGGCCTCGACGGTGCCGGTAGCCCGGATCGACATGCCGATGTCGTCGGCCATGGCCTCGATGACC
This window contains:
- a CDS encoding DUF2190 family protein; translation: MATNIIFDEGVQLQLAATDPTTPVSGDPVLVGQLPGVALTNEGSDGLTTIKTDGVATLSVKGVDGSGNSTVSAGDIIYYVTGDTPKLSKKATGVRFGYALEGVTSAATATIRVKIGY